A portion of the Sulfuricurvum kujiense DSM 16994 genome contains these proteins:
- the guaB gene encoding IMP dehydrogenase has protein sequence MNIRKRALTFEDVLLIPKYSEVLPKEVSLKTMLTRNIPLNIPMVSAAMDTVTEYRAAIAMAHLGGIGIIHKNMDIETQVKQIKKVKKSESGIIIDPIYVHPDATLAEAEELMSEFRISGVPVVDGHNKLLGILTNRDMRFEKDLKKLASAVMTPMPLVTAKAGITLEEAEQIMHKNKIEKLPIIDENGFLKGLITIKDIKKRIEYPHANKDDFGRLRVGAAIGVGQLDRARALVDAGVDVLVLDSAHGHSKGIIDTVKAIKKDMVVDIIAGNVATGEATLALIEAGADGVKVGIGPGSICTTRIVAGVGVPQISAIDECAAVGRKHGVPIIADGGIRYSGDIAKALAVGASVIMAGSLLAGTEESPGDTIMYQGRQYKSYRGMGSIGAMTKGSTDRYFQEGTAADKLVPEGIEGRVPFRGSIAAVVHQMMGGLRSSMGYCGSESIEAFWDKAEFVEITSAGLKESHVHDVIITQEAPNYHV, from the coding sequence ATGAATATTCGTAAACGCGCCCTCACTTTTGAAGATGTATTGCTCATCCCTAAATACTCTGAGGTTCTTCCTAAAGAGGTAAGTCTAAAAACGATGCTGACCCGCAATATTCCTCTGAATATTCCAATGGTCTCTGCGGCGATGGATACGGTAACCGAATACCGTGCCGCGATTGCTATGGCCCATTTGGGCGGTATCGGGATCATCCACAAAAATATGGACATCGAGACGCAAGTCAAGCAGATCAAAAAAGTAAAAAAATCGGAAAGCGGTATTATCATCGATCCGATCTACGTTCATCCGGATGCGACCCTTGCCGAAGCCGAAGAGTTGATGAGCGAGTTCAGAATTTCAGGTGTTCCGGTTGTAGACGGACACAATAAACTCTTGGGTATTTTGACCAATCGCGACATGCGTTTTGAGAAAGATTTGAAAAAATTGGCGTCGGCGGTAATGACACCGATGCCTCTGGTAACGGCAAAAGCGGGAATCACCCTCGAAGAGGCTGAGCAGATCATGCACAAAAACAAGATCGAGAAACTTCCGATTATCGACGAGAACGGATTTTTAAAAGGTCTAATCACGATCAAAGATATCAAAAAACGGATTGAATATCCGCATGCGAACAAAGACGATTTCGGCCGTCTCCGCGTCGGTGCGGCGATCGGTGTCGGACAGCTTGACCGCGCACGTGCTCTTGTCGATGCAGGTGTTGATGTATTGGTTCTTGATTCGGCGCACGGCCACTCGAAAGGGATTATCGATACTGTAAAAGCGATCAAAAAAGATATGGTAGTCGATATCATCGCAGGAAACGTTGCGACGGGCGAAGCGACGTTGGCCCTTATCGAAGCGGGTGCTGACGGTGTTAAGGTGGGTATCGGACCGGGATCGATCTGTACAACCCGTATTGTTGCCGGTGTCGGTGTTCCACAAATCTCTGCTATCGATGAGTGTGCAGCGGTTGGACGCAAGCACGGAGTACCGATCATCGCCGATGGCGGTATCCGTTACTCGGGTGATATTGCGAAAGCCCTTGCCGTTGGTGCAAGCGTTATTATGGCGGGGTCATTGTTAGCCGGAACCGAAGAGTCCCCGGGGGATACGATCATGTATCAAGGGCGTCAATACAAATCATATCGAGGTATGGGCTCAATCGGAGCAATGACGAAAGGCTCAACCGATCGTTATTTCCAAGAGGGAACCGCTGCGGATAAACTCGTTCCTGAGGGGATCGAGGGGCGCGTACCGTTTCGTGGAAGTATTGCGGCGGTAGTACACCAAATGATGGGGGGACTTCGTTCTTCTATGGGATACTGCGGAAGTGAAAGCATCGAAGCGTTCTGGGATAAAGCGGAGTTTGTTGAGATCACCAGTGCAGGACTCAAAGAGTCTCATGTACATGATGTCATCATCACCCAAGAGGCACCGAATTATCACGTATAA
- a CDS encoding O-acetylhomoserine aminocarboxypropyltransferase/cysteine synthase family protein, translating into MQLQTEALHAGYEKDTQRTMAVPMYMSTAFDFGSTDFAASSFNLQQGTDNVYTRVGNPTTAVLEKRFAVLEGGSGALAVSSGMSAIFYSILNVAQAGDNIIVANQLYGGTVTLFSQTLKRLGIEARFFDIHSPDAIEALVDEHTKCLFFESITNPSIDVPNFEVLIAIANKHNIITIVDNTVATPMLCQPLLLGVDVVVHSASKYTTGQGLAIGGLIVERKDLAEKIKGNARYPDFNTPEVSYHGLVFADSVVSGILFTFRARMVLMRDTGAVLSPFNAWLFIQGVETLSLRMKQHSQSALSIAQWLEKHPRVKKVNYPLLESDKSYANAQKYLAKGASGLLSFEVEDFETAKKVLDSVQIFSIVANIGDSKSIINHSASTTHQQLSPEELKKAGVSAGLIRLSVGLEDSDDLIADLKSALDA; encoded by the coding sequence ATGCAACTTCAAACTGAAGCACTCCACGCGGGATACGAAAAAGATACGCAACGAACGATGGCTGTACCAATGTACATGAGTACGGCATTTGATTTTGGCAGTACCGATTTTGCTGCAAGTAGCTTTAATCTACAGCAAGGTACGGACAATGTTTATACCCGTGTAGGCAACCCTACAACAGCTGTTTTGGAAAAACGATTTGCTGTTTTAGAAGGTGGGAGTGGTGCGCTAGCTGTGAGCAGCGGTATGAGTGCAATATTTTACAGTATCCTCAATGTTGCCCAAGCGGGTGATAATATTATCGTTGCTAATCAGCTCTACGGCGGAACGGTTACCCTTTTCTCTCAAACGCTAAAACGTCTTGGGATTGAAGCCCGTTTTTTTGATATTCACTCTCCTGATGCCATCGAAGCGTTAGTGGATGAGCATACCAAATGTCTCTTTTTTGAGAGTATTACCAATCCGAGTATCGATGTTCCGAACTTTGAGGTACTTATTGCGATTGCCAATAAACATAACATTATTACAATCGTTGATAATACGGTTGCGACACCTATGTTATGTCAGCCGTTATTGCTCGGTGTGGATGTTGTCGTTCACAGTGCAAGCAAATACACCACAGGGCAGGGGCTTGCTATCGGCGGATTGATCGTTGAGCGAAAAGATTTGGCCGAAAAAATCAAAGGAAACGCCCGTTATCCCGATTTTAATACACCGGAAGTGAGCTATCACGGATTAGTGTTTGCCGATTCGGTGGTGAGTGGTATCTTATTTACCTTTAGAGCCCGCATGGTGCTTATGCGTGATACGGGTGCCGTATTAAGTCCTTTTAATGCGTGGTTATTTATCCAAGGGGTTGAGACATTGTCGCTACGAATGAAACAACACTCACAAAGTGCGTTGAGTATTGCCCAGTGGCTTGAGAAACACCCTCGGGTCAAAAAAGTGAACTATCCGCTTCTCGAAAGTGACAAAAGCTATGCCAATGCTCAAAAATATCTTGCCAAAGGTGCGAGCGGATTGTTGAGCTTTGAGGTCGAAGATTTTGAGACGGCAAAAAAAGTGTTGGATTCTGTCCAAATATTCTCCATTGTCGCTAATATCGGAGATAGTAAATCGATCATCAATCACTCTGCGTCGACAACCCATCAGCAACTCAGTCCTGAGGAGCTGAAAAAAGCGGGAGTAAGCGCGGGATTGATCCGTTTAAGTGTCGGACTCGAAGATAGTGATGATTTGATTGCAGATTTGAAATCGGCGTTAGACGCATAG
- the gatA gene encoding Asp-tRNA(Asn)/Glu-tRNA(Gln) amidotransferase subunit GatA, translating to MITLKEALKLSKAELASLKEELKAKIAAKAELNAYVDILNVGEGIPIAIKDNIQVSGWSVTSGSNILKGYIAPYNATVIEKLLANGMSPFGRTNMDEFAMGSTTESSCYGKTLNPLNHNCVPGGSSGGSAAAVAAGLAVAALGSDTGGSIRQPAAFCGIVGMKPTYGRVSRYGLGAYASSLDQIGPMTQNVEDAAILYDIIQGYDPKDSTSADRNDGTVSDKLDANVKLKIAIVPDYVKDASEEVRKAYAKAIEALKNAGHTIVEKSLMDPKYDISAYYITATAEATTNLARYDGIRYGNRVEGENLKDTFLQTRSNGFGPEVQRRIMLGNFVLSSGYYDAYYVKAQKVRRLIQEEYNKIFEEVDLILTPVAPRTAYEFGALSDPLEMYLSDIYTISVNLAGLPAISLPVDTAENGMPVGLQLIAAPYAEQTLFNGALSLETQLQG from the coding sequence ATGATCACACTCAAAGAGGCGTTAAAACTCTCAAAAGCAGAACTCGCTTCGCTCAAAGAAGAGTTAAAAGCCAAAATTGCCGCAAAGGCTGAACTCAATGCCTATGTTGACATTCTCAATGTCGGCGAGGGGATCCCGATCGCGATCAAAGATAATATCCAGGTAAGCGGATGGTCGGTAACGTCGGGTTCGAATATCCTCAAAGGGTATATCGCTCCGTATAACGCAACCGTCATTGAAAAACTTTTGGCAAACGGCATGTCACCGTTTGGGCGTACGAATATGGATGAATTTGCGATGGGTTCGACGACCGAGAGCAGCTGTTACGGCAAAACACTTAATCCGCTTAACCATAATTGTGTCCCCGGAGGAAGTTCGGGCGGTTCGGCGGCGGCAGTCGCGGCGGGACTCGCGGTAGCGGCGCTCGGAAGCGATACCGGCGGATCAATCCGTCAGCCGGCGGCATTTTGCGGAATCGTCGGGATGAAACCCACCTATGGCCGCGTAAGCCGTTACGGTCTGGGTGCCTATGCGAGTTCACTCGATCAGATCGGGCCGATGACCCAAAACGTCGAAGATGCGGCGATTTTGTACGACATCATCCAAGGGTACGATCCGAAAGATTCCACAAGCGCGGATCGCAATGACGGAACGGTCAGCGATAAACTTGACGCAAACGTGAAACTCAAAATCGCGATTGTCCCCGATTATGTCAAAGACGCATCCGAAGAGGTTCGTAAAGCGTATGCCAAAGCGATCGAAGCGCTCAAAAATGCGGGACATACCATTGTCGAAAAGTCGCTTATGGATCCGAAATACGATATCTCAGCCTACTATATCACCGCAACGGCGGAAGCGACGACGAACCTCGCCCGTTATGACGGAATCCGCTACGGCAACCGTGTCGAAGGTGAAAATCTCAAAGATACGTTCCTTCAAACCCGGTCAAACGGATTCGGCCCTGAAGTTCAACGCCGCATCATGCTCGGTAACTTCGTCCTCTCATCGGGATATTACGATGCGTATTATGTCAAGGCTCAAAAAGTACGCCGATTGATTCAAGAGGAGTATAATAAGATTTTCGAAGAAGTTGATCTTATACTAACTCCGGTAGCTCCTCGTACCGCGTATGAGTTTGGGGCTCTTAGTGATCCGCTCGAGATGTATTTGAGCGATATTTATACGATTTCGGTAAATCTGGCGGGGCTTCCCGCCATTTCTTTACCGGTTGATACGGCAGAAAACGGTATGCCGGTCGGTCTTCAGCTGATAGCCGCTCCGTATGCGGAGCAAACACTCTTTAACGGGGCGCTTAGCCTCGAAACTCAATTACAAGGATAA
- a CDS encoding CinA family protein, whose product MKRDVIFVGNRLILNEAYERYILRSIKNRLASIDSINYFEESDKGLFLHLEGLLKHESKLIIVTTKNTFTIVGKLLSTVTADNQVLKEQMLIPSRASILENGSYLLTHNTSEINVVLANEGKVLPPILIDEESRYATIHLFNEELLSAQTLLEPLAQNFDVRLEFSELIEGWLKIRIQTRKHGNLSQFIASARGLMHHKVIAATNIAAFIIEKLSHHHKKLSFAESCSGGSLAHFFTSQSGASNIFDGSLITYSNTLKANWLAVDEAALEQHGAVSAEVVLEMSEGAMNVSFADYALSISGIAGPTGGSEAKPVGTVYISARSKTSVHTERFYFEGDRNYIQEQSVLMAVKMLLNIDKELFFT is encoded by the coding sequence ATGAAACGTGATGTTATTTTCGTAGGTAATCGGCTGATTTTGAATGAAGCGTATGAACGCTATATCCTCCGAAGTATTAAAAATCGTCTTGCTTCTATCGACTCGATCAACTATTTTGAAGAGTCGGACAAAGGGTTGTTTCTGCACCTTGAAGGACTTTTGAAACACGAATCGAAACTCATCATCGTTACGACCAAAAACACCTTTACCATCGTTGGAAAACTCCTAAGCACGGTGACCGCCGACAATCAGGTTTTAAAAGAGCAGATGCTTATCCCCTCGCGTGCCAGTATTCTCGAAAACGGCAGCTATCTTCTCACCCATAACACGTCTGAGATTAATGTAGTTTTGGCAAATGAAGGGAAAGTTCTCCCTCCGATACTCATCGATGAAGAATCACGTTATGCCACTATTCATCTTTTTAACGAAGAACTTCTGAGTGCCCAAACCCTCCTCGAACCGCTAGCCCAAAATTTCGATGTAAGACTTGAATTTAGCGAACTCATCGAAGGATGGCTCAAAATCCGTATCCAGACACGGAAGCACGGAAATCTCTCGCAGTTTATCGCATCCGCACGCGGGCTCATGCATCATAAGGTCATTGCCGCCACCAATATTGCCGCATTTATTATTGAAAAATTGAGTCATCACCATAAAAAACTCTCTTTTGCCGAAAGCTGCAGCGGCGGATCGCTCGCCCATTTTTTTACTTCCCAAAGCGGTGCGTCTAATATTTTTGACGGTTCACTGATTACCTATTCCAATACCCTCAAAGCCAACTGGCTTGCCGTTGACGAGGCGGCATTGGAACAACACGGTGCGGTGAGTGCCGAAGTTGTTTTAGAGATGTCAGAGGGGGCAATGAATGTCAGTTTTGCCGATTATGCCCTCTCGATCAGCGGCATTGCAGGCCCTACCGGCGGCAGTGAAGCCAAGCCGGTCGGAACCGTCTATATCAGTGCACGCTCCAAAACCTCCGTACATACCGAACGTTTTTACTTCGAAGGAGATCGTAACTATATCCAAGAACAGAGTGTCTTAATGGCCGTTAAAATGCTTCTAAATATTGATAAAGAATTATTTTTTACCTAA
- the metX gene encoding homoserine O-acetyltransferase MetX: MLNLQIHSEHFTNPLYLESGRILEPYDIVYETYGELNEARDNVIVICHALTGSHHAAGTYEGDNKPGWWDGLIGQGKAVDTDRFFVICTNVIGSCFGSTGPMSLRYPYNDPYRYKFPVITILDMVKAQRILFDRLGIHQVHAVIGGSMGGMQALAFGVFFPNFAKKIIAMATTAATQPWAIAFNKVAQEAILKDPEFKNGYYDPEVIRENGLSGMAIGRMAGHISFLSHQSMAKKFGREYKRTDGLFELFGKFQVESYLEYNGYNFTKWFDPLSYLYITKAINIYDLSRGFDSIEEALNKINAELYLVGFEKDILFLPSEMESIHTAMLAMGKTNSDYLEVVSDYGHDAFLVEIDKIENYVREAL, encoded by the coding sequence ATGTTAAACCTTCAAATTCATAGTGAACATTTCACCAATCCGCTCTATTTAGAGAGCGGGCGTATCTTGGAGCCGTATGATATCGTCTATGAGACGTACGGCGAGCTCAATGAAGCGCGGGACAATGTGATCGTGATTTGCCATGCACTGACAGGTTCTCATCATGCGGCGGGAACGTATGAGGGGGACAATAAACCCGGTTGGTGGGACGGCCTTATAGGACAGGGAAAAGCGGTCGATACCGACCGGTTTTTCGTGATCTGTACCAATGTGATCGGGAGCTGTTTCGGCTCAACCGGACCGATGTCTCTGCGTTATCCGTATAACGATCCTTACCGCTATAAATTTCCCGTAATCACTATTTTGGATATGGTCAAAGCGCAGCGGATTTTATTCGATCGTTTGGGGATCCATCAGGTCCATGCCGTAATCGGCGGTTCGATGGGGGGAATGCAGGCACTGGCATTCGGCGTCTTTTTCCCCAATTTTGCCAAAAAAATTATCGCTATGGCGACGACGGCGGCAACGCAGCCGTGGGCTATCGCGTTTAACAAAGTGGCGCAAGAGGCGATACTCAAAGATCCCGAATTCAAAAACGGCTATTATGATCCCGAAGTGATACGGGAGAACGGGCTAAGCGGTATGGCAATCGGGCGGATGGCGGGGCATATCAGCTTTTTGTCACATCAGTCGATGGCAAAAAAATTCGGACGCGAATACAAACGGACGGATGGTTTGTTTGAATTATTCGGAAAGTTTCAGGTCGAATCGTATCTGGAGTACAACGGGTACAATTTTACGAAATGGTTTGATCCTCTTTCGTATCTTTACATTACCAAAGCGATCAATATCTACGATCTTTCACGCGGGTTCGATTCGATCGAAGAGGCTTTGAATAAAATCAATGCCGAGCTTTATCTGGTCGGATTTGAAAAAGATATCCTTTTTCTCCCTTCTGAAATGGAATCTATCCATACGGCGATGTTGGCAATGGGAAAAACCAACAGCGACTATCTCGAAGTTGTCAGCGATTACGGGCATGACGCTTTTTTGGTGGAAATCGATAAAATAGAAAATTATGTTCGGGAGGCACTATGA
- the xseB gene encoding exodeoxyribonuclease VII small subunit encodes MKSDESFETKITNAKAILEKLMDPALPMNESVKAYEEGMKELKLAETMLQNAQLQIQIIKNQEQ; translated from the coding sequence ATGAAGAGTGATGAGAGTTTTGAAACAAAAATTACCAATGCCAAAGCCATTTTAGAAAAATTGATGGATCCCGCGTTGCCGATGAATGAGAGTGTAAAGGCGTATGAAGAGGGGATGAAAGAGCTTAAATTAGCCGAGACGATGCTTCAAAATGCACAGCTACAGATACAAATCATCAAAAATCAGGAGCAATAA
- the ileS gene encoding isoleucine--tRNA ligase produces the protein MDYKETLLLPQTEFPMRGNLVQNEPARYAAWIAKDVYGRMKANRKDAQSFTLHDGPPYANGHTHIGHALNKVLKDIIVKYHYFNGKSVRFTPGWDCHGLPIEQQVEKKLGGKQKKELLTTAEVRQMCRDHAKEFIDIQREEFKKLGVVADWDNPYLTMDSKFEANIYRTLCSVAKKGLLIERSKPVYWSWAERTALAEAEVEYEDKEDYSIYVAFELNDDAKVRAGIEGKAAIVIWTTTPWTLPANTGISLNPDEVYVRTSDGYIVAEKRYNALIEEGVFTGTVVQKIEAKKFENSYAINPLNGRGSHLVLGEHVLMENGSGCVHTAPGHGEDDYRVGLRYNLEVVMPVDETGCYDQTVVREKLLPNAEEFVGTHIFKANEPIIALLGESALKVSKFRHSYPHCWRSHTPLIYRATKQWFISVDGTPEGESKTLREIAQAEVAKTAFYPESGRNRLGSMVENRPDWCISRQRDWGVPIAFFRVKATGEVILDEKVLNYIAMIFEMHSTDAWYSMSIEELLYPGSGYKADELEKVSDILDVWFDSGSTWNAVLKSRNYDAGQYPADLYIEGSDQHRGWFQSSLFLSTAVEHIAPYKALLTHGFTVDEKGEKMSKSKGNVVAPESVLKEYGSEILRLWVAMSDYQGDLKISGNILKQTADQYRKLRNTFRIMLANLDGLEEVVPYSEMGEIDKWIVAKAKEVFDETHRLFGEYNFVHGMSALNYFIVNELSGVYIDITKDRMYCDAADSAERRSTQSAMAIIAKSMLGLIAPILTYTADEIFENAPSVIKGSANDIFDVTYASIESVESSWDEATMKVIREKFNEIVDGLKKEKVIKNTLELVISTKSECAKEMKKADIEEYLVISKWCACELKDILGTFEIEGETFNIALASKAKCPRCWKYHSEDEETLCPRCAQVVA, from the coding sequence ATGGATTATAAAGAGACCCTCCTTCTACCTCAGACCGAATTTCCGATGCGCGGAAATTTGGTTCAAAACGAGCCTGCGCGCTATGCCGCATGGATTGCCAAAGACGTTTACGGCCGAATGAAAGCAAATCGTAAAGATGCGCAAAGTTTTACATTGCACGACGGTCCTCCGTATGCCAACGGACATACCCATATCGGGCATGCATTGAACAAAGTCCTTAAAGATATTATTGTCAAATATCATTATTTTAACGGAAAATCGGTTCGCTTTACTCCCGGCTGGGACTGTCACGGTCTTCCGATCGAGCAGCAGGTCGAGAAAAAACTGGGCGGGAAGCAGAAAAAAGAGCTTCTCACTACCGCTGAAGTGCGCCAAATGTGCCGCGATCATGCAAAAGAGTTTATCGATATTCAGCGCGAAGAATTTAAAAAACTGGGCGTTGTCGCCGATTGGGACAATCCGTATCTGACGATGGATTCCAAGTTTGAAGCCAACATTTACCGTACTCTTTGTTCGGTTGCCAAAAAAGGGCTGTTGATCGAGCGTTCAAAACCGGTTTACTGGAGCTGGGCGGAGCGTACCGCACTTGCCGAAGCGGAAGTCGAATACGAAGACAAAGAAGACTACTCGATTTACGTCGCGTTTGAGCTCAATGACGATGCCAAAGTACGTGCCGGGATTGAGGGGAAAGCGGCGATCGTCATCTGGACGACGACACCGTGGACGTTGCCGGCGAATACGGGGATCTCTCTAAATCCCGATGAAGTATACGTACGAACGTCAGACGGATATATCGTCGCGGAAAAACGCTACAACGCACTGATCGAAGAGGGTGTATTCACCGGAACCGTCGTACAAAAAATCGAAGCGAAAAAATTTGAAAACAGCTATGCGATCAACCCGCTAAACGGCCGCGGATCTCATTTGGTTCTCGGGGAACACGTATTGATGGAGAACGGTTCGGGGTGTGTTCATACCGCGCCGGGGCATGGGGAAGACGACTACCGCGTAGGTCTTCGCTATAACCTCGAAGTGGTAATGCCGGTCGATGAGACGGGATGCTACGATCAGACGGTCGTACGAGAAAAACTTCTTCCGAATGCCGAAGAGTTTGTCGGAACCCATATTTTCAAAGCGAACGAGCCGATTATCGCCCTTTTAGGCGAAAGTGCGTTGAAAGTCTCCAAATTCCGCCACTCCTACCCGCACTGTTGGCGTTCCCATACACCGCTTATCTATCGTGCGACAAAACAGTGGTTTATCAGCGTGGACGGAACCCCTGAGGGGGAGAGCAAAACACTTCGAGAAATCGCGCAGGCTGAAGTGGCTAAAACGGCATTTTATCCGGAGAGCGGGCGTAACCGTCTAGGTTCTATGGTCGAAAACCGCCCGGACTGGTGTATCTCTCGTCAGCGTGACTGGGGAGTTCCGATCGCATTTTTCCGGGTCAAAGCGACGGGTGAAGTGATCTTGGATGAGAAGGTGCTCAACTATATCGCGATGATTTTCGAGATGCACAGCACCGATGCGTGGTATTCGATGAGCATCGAAGAGCTCCTGTATCCGGGATCGGGATACAAAGCCGATGAACTCGAAAAAGTTTCCGATATTTTGGACGTCTGGTTTGACAGCGGCTCGACGTGGAATGCGGTACTCAAATCCCGCAACTACGATGCCGGGCAATATCCTGCCGATTTGTATATCGAGGGTTCAGACCAGCATCGCGGATGGTTCCAATCCTCCCTCTTTTTGAGTACGGCAGTGGAACATATCGCTCCGTATAAAGCGCTCCTCACTCACGGCTTTACCGTCGATGAGAAGGGCGAGAAGATGTCAAAATCCAAAGGGAACGTCGTTGCCCCAGAATCGGTTCTCAAAGAGTACGGGTCTGAGATTTTGCGTTTATGGGTTGCGATGAGCGATTATCAGGGAGATTTGAAAATCTCCGGTAATATTCTCAAACAAACGGCCGATCAATACCGTAAGCTTCGTAATACGTTTCGTATTATGCTGGCGAATCTCGATGGTCTTGAAGAGGTTGTCCCTTACTCTGAGATGGGCGAAATCGATAAATGGATCGTTGCCAAAGCCAAAGAGGTGTTTGACGAGACCCATCGTTTATTCGGAGAATACAATTTCGTTCACGGAATGAGCGCTTTGAACTATTTCATCGTGAATGAACTCAGCGGTGTCTATATCGATATCACGAAAGACCGTATGTATTGTGATGCAGCTGATTCAGCGGAGCGCCGCTCAACCCAGAGTGCCATGGCGATTATCGCTAAATCGATGCTGGGACTGATCGCTCCGATTTTGACCTATACCGCCGATGAGATTTTCGAAAATGCACCCTCAGTCATCAAAGGATCGGCAAACGACATTTTCGATGTCACGTATGCCTCGATCGAGAGTGTTGAAAGCAGTTGGGACGAAGCAACGATGAAAGTGATTCGTGAGAAATTCAATGAGATCGTAGACGGATTGAAAAAAGAGAAAGTGATCAAGAATACCCTTGAACTCGTTATCTCAACAAAATCAGAGTGCGCCAAAGAAATGAAAAAAGCGGATATCGAAGAGTATCTTGTCATCTCTAAATGGTGTGCTTGTGAGCTGAAAGATATTTTGGGAACGTTTGAGATCGAAGGGGAGACGTTTAATATCGCCCTTGCATCCAAAGCAAAATGCCCTCGCTGCTGGAAATATCACAGTGAAGACGAAGAGACATTGTGTCCCCGTTGTGCGCAGGTCGTTGCCTAA
- a CDS encoding LemA family protein: MNLFIVILILLVVITVLMYNSLIGKKNQVDNIFASVDAVLKKRFDLIPNLVASVERYMEHEKSVLEKVTELRAEAMKPNLTNEQKIAYDQKLSAALGSITVAMEAYPDLKANENISHLMRSLNEIEEQISAARRAYNQSVTDLNNAIEMFPTNLLAGWMNLSRRTVFEITLNERQNINVKELFNRS, translated from the coding sequence ATGAATCTGTTTATTGTTATTCTCATTCTCCTCGTTGTAATTACTGTTTTAATGTACAACTCACTCATCGGCAAAAAAAATCAGGTTGATAATATCTTTGCAAGTGTTGATGCCGTTCTCAAAAAACGGTTTGATCTGATCCCGAATCTCGTGGCTTCGGTTGAACGGTATATGGAACATGAAAAGTCCGTATTGGAAAAAGTTACCGAGCTCCGTGCAGAGGCGATGAAGCCAAATCTCACAAATGAGCAGAAAATTGCGTATGATCAAAAACTCTCAGCGGCTCTGGGATCCATCACCGTTGCGATGGAGGCGTATCCCGATCTCAAAGCCAATGAAAATATTAGTCATCTGATGCGTTCGCTCAATGAAATCGAAGAGCAGATTTCTGCCGCCCGCCGTGCCTACAATCAATCGGTCACCGACCTCAACAATGCCATAGAGATGTTCCCGACCAATCTGTTGGCCGGATGGATGAATCTGAGCCGACGCACCGTTTTTGAAATCACTCTCAATGAACGCCAAAATATCAACGTCAAAGAGTTATTCAACCGATCATGA
- a CDS encoding DUF2238 domain-containing protein has protein sequence MKLKPSLFIVYIFIWLVLAIHPSYRNDWALENILVFIALPIIIGSEKRFGFSNASAWMLFVFFVLHGIGAHYTYSEMPYFTPVTDFFGFERNHYDRLIHFLFGLLLFLPFYEWFSSFQKSHKLISTLTLLFLFSASGFYEVAEWLITQMTHPDLGTAFLGIQGDQWDAQKDMACGYLGALIAALLHTPFIRRSRRTLSNDLYQLTE, from the coding sequence ATGAAACTCAAACCTTCTCTTTTTATCGTTTATATTTTTATTTGGCTGGTATTGGCAATCCATCCATCCTATCGGAATGACTGGGCGCTGGAAAATATTTTGGTCTTTATAGCTCTACCGATTATTATTGGGAGCGAGAAACGGTTCGGTTTTTCCAATGCAAGTGCCTGGATGCTCTTTGTGTTTTTTGTTTTACATGGAATCGGCGCACACTACACCTACAGCGAAATGCCCTATTTCACACCCGTTACCGATTTTTTCGGGTTCGAACGCAACCATTATGACCGCCTCATTCACTTTCTGTTTGGGCTGTTACTCTTTTTACCGTTTTATGAATGGTTCTCATCCTTTCAAAAATCGCATAAGCTCATATCAACTCTTACCCTTCTTTTTCTATTTTCCGCTTCCGGATTTTATGAAGTAGCCGAATGGCTCATTACCCAAATGACACATCCTGACTTGGGAACCGCATTTTTAGGAATCCAGGGAGATCAGTGGGATGCGCAGAAAGATATGGCATGCGGCTATCTCGGAGCACTCATCGCGGCACTCCTGCATACCCCTTTTATACGACGCTCGCGCCGTACACTCTCAAACGATCTTTATCAATTGACCGAATAA